One part of the Quercus lobata isolate SW786 chromosome 7, ValleyOak3.0 Primary Assembly, whole genome shotgun sequence genome encodes these proteins:
- the LOC115951750 gene encoding uncharacterized protein LOC115951750, translating into MGVFQLPKSPCEDLEAMCAKFWWGQVGNERKIHWKSWSSLTISKKKGGMGFRDLRLFNLAMLAKIFSDKWLPNHPTNKVLSPLYAEDEERTVSELIDPKIREWRREFIMANFHNEDAYAICRSPLSHRSVTDSMIWLHNKKGVYSVKSGYHVARQIMRDGDVAESSSGPRGQHVWAKLWNLHVPTKIKDVWAGSQVRLQKHTRDQGDTLQLFESLLERLPVTEFELFLVQAWLIWNQRNTIVYGGKLKDPNWLNKRAVEFLQEFQQAQDKLDIPATQPSVTVWQPPPTSVFKLNFDAAVFAELKCSGFGAIIRNGKGKVMAAMLIKGPPVADSEEAEVLACRKALEFAIDVRFTDLIIEGDNVNVMRSISSQVPWLSLLEGIYGDVLCLIHGLH; encoded by the exons ATGGGTGTGTTTCAATTGCCCAAGTCTCCGTGTGAGGATCTTGAAGCCATGTGCGcaaagttttggtggggacaagtGGGGAATGAGAGAAAGATTCACTGGAAAAGCTGGAGTTCATTGACTATTTCCAAGAAAAAGGGCGGCATGGGGTTCCGGGACTTGAGATTATTTAATCTTGCAATGTTGGCGAA AATTTTTTCGGATAAGTGGCTCCCTAATCATCCCACGAACAAGGTTCTCAGTCCTCTATATGCAGAAGATGAGGAGAGGACAGTTTCTGAGCTCATAGACCCGAAGATAAGAGAGTGGAGGAGAGAGTTTATTATGGCAAATTTCCATAATGAGGATGCTTATGCTATTTGCCGTAGTCCCTTGAGTCATAGGAGTGTCACGGATTCAATGATTTGGCTCCATAATAAAAAGGGTGTGTACTCTGTCAAATCTGGATATCATGTAGCTAGGCAGATTATGCGAGATGGTGATGTGGCTGAAAGCTCCTCAGGTCCAAGGGGTCAACATGTCTGGGCTAAACTCTGGAATCTTCATGTTCCAACAAAGATCAAG GATGTATGGGCTGGAAGTCAAGTCAGATTACAGAAACACACTAGAGATCAAGGTGACACTCTGCAATTATTTGAGAGCTTGCTTGAACGACTCCCTGTAACTGAGTTTGAATTGTTCTTAGTACAGGCTTGGTTAATTTGGAACCAAAGGAATACAATAGTTTATGGGGGAAAATTAAAGGATCCTAACTGGCTTAACAAAAGAGCAGTGGAGTTTTTGCAGGAGTTTCAACAAGCCCAAGACAAACTGGATATTCCAGCAACGCAACCAAGTGTGACCGTGTGGCAACCTCCCCCCACATCAGTTTTTAAACTGAATTTTGATGCTGCTGTTTTTGCTGAGCTTAAGTGTTCAGGCTTTGGCGCAATTATTCGAAACGGAAAGGGCAAGGTGATGGCAGCTATGTTGATCAAAGGACCTCCCGTTGCGGATAGTGAAGAGGCAGAGGTTCTAGCATGCAGAAAAGCCCTGGAGTTTGCAATAGATGTTAGGTTCACAGACTTGATCATAGAAGGAGATAATGTCAATGTGATGCGTTCAATCTCTTCCCAAGTTCCCTGGCTTTCCTTGCTCGAAGGTATATACGGTGATGTCCTCTGTTTAATTCATGGCCTGCACTAG